Proteins from a single region of Amorphus orientalis:
- a CDS encoding arginyltransferase gives MTRQYSDNPQFYLTAAAPCPYLDGRLERKVFTHLVGDRAAALNDILTQGGFRRSQNIAYRPACEGCKSCISVRVCVDEFDWTRSFRRILANSRDLIGEEIPPAPSSEQYSLFRDYLDSRHAAGGMAEMSVLDYAMMVEDTHVDTMLVEYRRAGPDSGLSGRGDGPLVATALSDVLADGLSMVYSFYDPAETKRSLGTFMILDHIRRARVRGLPYVYLGYWVEGSPKMDYKIRFLPQEHLGPQGWQRLD, from the coding sequence ATGACGCGGCAGTATAGTGACAATCCGCAGTTCTACCTGACGGCGGCGGCGCCGTGCCCCTATCTGGACGGTCGTCTGGAGCGGAAGGTGTTCACGCATCTGGTCGGCGACCGGGCGGCGGCCCTCAATGACATACTCACCCAGGGTGGCTTCCGGCGCTCCCAGAACATCGCCTATCGGCCGGCCTGCGAAGGCTGCAAGTCCTGCATTTCCGTACGCGTGTGCGTCGACGAATTCGACTGGACGCGCTCCTTCCGGCGCATCCTCGCCAATTCCCGCGACCTCATCGGCGAAGAGATCCCGCCGGCGCCCTCCTCCGAGCAGTATTCGCTGTTTCGCGACTATCTCGATTCCCGCCACGCCGCCGGCGGGATGGCCGAGATGTCGGTCCTCGACTACGCGATGATGGTCGAGGATACCCACGTCGACACCATGCTGGTGGAGTACCGCCGCGCCGGGCCCGACAGCGGCTTGAGCGGACGCGGCGACGGGCCGCTCGTCGCAACGGCCCTGAGCGACGTTCTCGCCGACGGTCTGTCGATGGTCTATTCCTTCTATGACCCTGCCGAAACCAAGCGCAGCCTCGGAACGTTCATGATCCTGGATCACATCCGGCGAGCGCGCGTGCGGGGGCTGCCCTATGTCTATCTCGGATACTGGGTCGAGGGATCGCCCAAGATGGACTACAAGATTCGCTTCCTCCCCCAGGAGCATCTTGGCCCCCAGGGCTGGCAGCGGCTCGACTGA
- a CDS encoding L,D-transpeptidase, with the protein MSISRRSVLLGMTSFALAGCVTQNQATVQTAASNVYRPDPYYVAMYGPITTEPWPIAGVDVSKIDPRLLRQEVAYSTPEKPGTIVVDPGARFLYLVRENGKALRYGVGVGREAAFNFVGEASIERKAEWPRWTPTKDMIAREPERYGPYADGMDGGPDNPLGPRALYLYQNGRDTLYRIHGTTQPHTIGTQVSSGCIRLFNQDIIDLYRRVPLGTKVVVLPASPNASQNVS; encoded by the coding sequence ATGTCGATCAGCAGACGATCGGTGCTCCTGGGCATGACGAGCTTCGCCCTTGCCGGCTGCGTCACCCAGAACCAGGCCACCGTTCAAACCGCCGCCTCGAACGTCTATCGCCCGGACCCCTACTACGTTGCGATGTACGGCCCGATCACAACGGAGCCGTGGCCGATCGCCGGCGTCGACGTGTCCAAGATCGACCCGCGCCTGCTGCGCCAGGAAGTCGCCTATTCCACGCCGGAGAAGCCCGGCACCATCGTCGTCGATCCCGGCGCCCGGTTCCTCTATCTCGTCCGGGAAAACGGCAAGGCGCTCAGGTACGGCGTCGGCGTGGGCCGCGAGGCCGCCTTCAATTTCGTCGGCGAGGCCTCAATCGAGCGCAAGGCGGAATGGCCGCGGTGGACGCCCACCAAGGACATGATCGCCCGCGAGCCTGAGCGCTACGGTCCCTATGCCGACGGCATGGACGGCGGCCCCGACAATCCGCTCGGGCCCCGCGCGCTCTATCTCTACCAGAACGGCCGCGACACCCTCTACCGGATCCACGGGACCACACAGCCGCACACCATCGGCACCCAGGTTTCTTCGGGCTGCATCCGGCTGTTCAATCAGGACATCATCGACCTCTACCGGCGCGTGCCGCTGGGCACCAAGGTCGTCGTCCTGCCCGCCTCGCCGAACGCGTCCCAGAACGTCTCCTGA
- a CDS encoding pyrroloquinoline quinone-dependent dehydrogenase, whose amino-acid sequence MTHRNIALALTTALTLSLAGGVAMAQDGTGNSGGNQNRPAAEAGTGQDTGASGTTTSPAGQGATVETGPAGTQPGKNSSVRKGPDPWMETTDTWATFNGDLRAQKYSPAEQITPENVGNLERVWEYHTGDFSDGSGDRPTSVWSATPLFVNDTLYLGTPFYRIIALTPDTGEEKWSYDTKSRLEALTQPALKNRGVAYWQEDEPAEGEACQKIVYIGTMDAKLHGVDADSGEPCEGFGENGVVDVNQWNTVNAKWPLSLLQPPTVYNDTLFVGWAGKDWTDSAAPPGTVFALDAKTGELKWMFHALPNDVIERTGTANVWASMSIDPEEGLLYLPISSPSPNYYGGNRTEELPLATSVTAVDTETGEVVWSRQLIHHDIWDYDTVAPPTLVDIQKDGETIPALVQNSKQGFLYVLNRKTGEPIYPIEEREVPASDVEGEQASPTQPWVETPAPLIDHEFPGISILADAVAFGGCTEQFEKLRYDGMFTPPSTQGTLAFPPTTGGGQWGGGAVDPDKGIYVINSNHVAQIYQLIPRAEYEQQSQDGETSGDYAQGDVPYAFHLETFLNWAGMPCWKPPYGTIAAYDLSTGERLWNLPFGQVQKHGFYMPKSWGSVTIGGPVITKSGLIFIGASMDSRVRALDVETGEVLWRDIVDAPAVSLPAVYTYKGKQYVTFAVGGNTILLPKVSDQVVTYALPD is encoded by the coding sequence ATGACCCATCGCAACATCGCGCTCGCGCTCACCACCGCGCTCACCCTATCGCTCGCCGGCGGCGTCGCAATGGCGCAGGACGGCACCGGAAACAGCGGCGGCAACCAGAACCGGCCGGCGGCAGAGGCCGGAACCGGGCAGGACACCGGCGCGTCCGGGACCACGACATCGCCCGCCGGCCAGGGCGCCACAGTGGAGACCGGTCCTGCGGGAACTCAGCCCGGCAAGAATTCGTCCGTCCGGAAGGGGCCGGACCCGTGGATGGAAACCACCGACACGTGGGCGACCTTCAACGGCGACCTGCGCGCCCAGAAATATTCCCCGGCTGAGCAGATCACGCCGGAAAACGTCGGAAACCTGGAGCGGGTCTGGGAATATCACACCGGCGATTTCTCGGACGGCTCGGGTGACCGGCCGACCTCGGTCTGGTCGGCGACGCCGCTGTTCGTCAACGACACGCTTTATCTCGGCACGCCGTTCTACCGGATCATTGCGCTTACGCCGGATACCGGCGAGGAGAAGTGGAGCTACGACACCAAATCGCGGCTCGAGGCGCTGACGCAGCCGGCCTTGAAGAACCGCGGCGTCGCCTACTGGCAGGAGGACGAGCCGGCCGAGGGCGAGGCCTGCCAGAAGATCGTCTATATCGGGACGATGGACGCCAAGCTGCACGGCGTCGACGCCGACAGCGGCGAGCCGTGTGAGGGCTTCGGTGAGAACGGCGTCGTCGACGTCAACCAGTGGAACACGGTCAACGCCAAGTGGCCGCTGTCGCTGCTGCAGCCGCCCACGGTCTACAACGACACGCTGTTCGTCGGCTGGGCCGGCAAGGACTGGACCGATTCCGCGGCTCCTCCCGGCACGGTGTTCGCGCTGGACGCGAAGACGGGCGAGCTGAAGTGGATGTTCCACGCGCTGCCGAACGACGTCATCGAGCGGACCGGCACGGCGAACGTGTGGGCATCGATGTCGATCGACCCGGAGGAAGGGCTGCTCTACCTGCCGATCTCGTCGCCGAGCCCGAACTACTATGGCGGCAACCGGACCGAGGAGCTGCCGCTGGCAACCTCGGTGACGGCGGTCGACACGGAAACCGGCGAGGTGGTGTGGAGCCGGCAGCTCATCCACCACGATATCTGGGACTATGACACGGTGGCGCCGCCAACCCTGGTCGACATCCAGAAGGACGGCGAAACGATTCCCGCGCTGGTGCAGAACTCCAAGCAGGGGTTCCTCTACGTCCTGAACCGCAAGACCGGCGAGCCGATCTATCCGATCGAGGAGCGGGAGGTACCGGCCTCGGACGTGGAGGGCGAGCAGGCCTCACCGACCCAGCCGTGGGTGGAGACGCCCGCGCCGCTGATCGACCACGAGTTCCCGGGGATCTCCATCCTCGCCGATGCGGTGGCCTTCGGAGGCTGCACGGAGCAGTTCGAGAAGCTGCGCTATGACGGCATGTTCACGCCGCCGAGCACGCAAGGCACGCTCGCCTTCCCGCCGACGACGGGCGGCGGCCAGTGGGGCGGCGGCGCGGTCGACCCGGACAAGGGCATCTACGTGATCAACTCCAACCACGTGGCCCAGATCTATCAGCTGATCCCGCGCGCCGAGTACGAGCAGCAGTCCCAGGACGGCGAGACGTCCGGGGACTACGCCCAGGGCGACGTGCCCTATGCGTTCCATCTGGAGACGTTCCTGAACTGGGCCGGCATGCCATGCTGGAAGCCGCCCTACGGCACGATCGCCGCCTACGACCTGTCGACGGGCGAGCGCCTCTGGAACCTGCCGTTCGGCCAGGTCCAGAAGCACGGCTTCTACATGCCGAAGTCCTGGGGCTCGGTGACGATCGGCGGACCGGTGATCACCAAGTCGGGCCTGATCTTCATCGGCGCCTCGATGGACAGCCGGGTCCGCGCGCTCGACGTGGAAACGGGCGAGGTGCTGTGGCGCGACATCGTGGATGCGCCTGCCGTGTCGCTGCCGGCGGTCTACACCTACAAGGGCAAGCAGTACGTGACCTTCGCGGTGGGCGGAAACACGATCCTGCTGCCGAAAGTGAGCGATCAGGTCGTCACCTACGCGCTGCCGGACTGA
- a CDS encoding serine hydrolase, whose translation MRARSWCSFTARRLVGLSLILLTAVSQASADDSDTDRILDDLVPRLETYIEHGMAAFDTPGLAVGIVSGDELVYANAFGVRRKGGDPVDTRTVFQIGSTSKAFLATTLAIAVDRGAFRWDDRVVDLDPAFQLMDPWVTREFRVFDIVAQRSGLPPYVNDIYSFLGFDRDEMIRSLRFVEPRTSFRSTFTYTNVTHLEAGRLVARAQDAPDWENALRRDLFEPLGMADSSANATAIETASNHAIGHRWTPDGTIEVPFTDLFPYNLDGAGAINSTVEDMARWLRLQLGNGTFEGRQIVSPENLAATRTARIGVNEKNAYAMGWALQSTPNGEIVWHNGGTLSFGAFVGFLPSRDVGIVVLTNAANVGFPDAVGLWVLDRFLGNPETDYAAETLSAAKAAAENEAGRWAAPSQPSGPPEFPTGTYRNDAMGAVTVTEDGTALAMAFATGAVIKLTPWNDGIFLVTLAPTGRFRSLSDSLGPDPLALATFQPDRTGQRTVLSLMLEDGQTYVFRRDEPAPSDRAGE comes from the coding sequence ATGCGTGCACGCTCATGGTGTTCGTTCACCGCGCGTCGTCTGGTCGGCCTTTCGCTGATCCTGCTGACCGCCGTTTCCCAGGCATCGGCCGACGATTCCGATACCGACAGGATCCTGGACGATCTCGTTCCGCGGCTCGAGACCTACATCGAGCACGGCATGGCGGCCTTCGACACCCCCGGCCTGGCCGTCGGGATCGTCTCCGGGGACGAACTCGTCTACGCCAACGCGTTCGGCGTGCGCCGCAAGGGCGGCGATCCGGTCGATACCCGCACGGTCTTTCAGATCGGCTCGACCAGCAAAGCCTTTCTCGCGACGACGCTGGCGATCGCGGTCGACCGCGGCGCCTTCCGCTGGGACGACCGCGTCGTCGACCTGGACCCGGCGTTCCAGTTGATGGACCCTTGGGTCACCCGGGAGTTCCGCGTCTTCGACATCGTCGCGCAACGGTCCGGGCTGCCGCCCTATGTCAACGACATCTACAGCTTCCTGGGTTTCGACCGGGACGAGATGATCCGGTCGCTGAGGTTCGTCGAACCGCGGACGAGTTTCCGGTCGACCTTCACCTACACGAATGTCACGCATCTGGAGGCGGGCCGGCTCGTCGCCCGGGCTCAGGATGCGCCGGACTGGGAAAACGCCCTCCGCCGCGACCTGTTCGAGCCCCTCGGCATGGCGGACTCCTCGGCCAATGCGACGGCCATCGAAACAGCCTCCAACCACGCGATCGGCCATCGCTGGACGCCGGACGGCACCATCGAAGTGCCGTTTACGGATCTGTTCCCCTACAATCTGGACGGTGCCGGCGCGATCAATTCCACCGTCGAGGACATGGCGCGGTGGCTGCGCCTTCAGCTCGGCAACGGCACCTTCGAGGGACGGCAGATCGTCTCGCCGGAAAACCTCGCGGCGACCCGGACCGCCAGGATCGGCGTGAACGAAAAGAACGCCTATGCGATGGGCTGGGCGCTGCAGTCGACGCCGAACGGTGAGATCGTCTGGCACAATGGCGGCACGCTGTCGTTCGGTGCCTTCGTGGGTTTCCTGCCATCCAGGGACGTCGGCATCGTCGTGCTGACGAATGCGGCCAATGTCGGCTTCCCGGATGCGGTTGGGCTTTGGGTTCTCGACCGGTTCCTGGGCAATCCGGAGACCGATTACGCCGCCGAAACGCTGAGCGCCGCGAAGGCGGCCGCCGAGAACGAAGCCGGCCGGTGGGCAGCGCCGTCGCAGCCGTCGGGCCCGCCGGAGTTTCCGACGGGAACCTATCGCAACGACGCCATGGGAGCGGTGACCGTCACCGAGGACGGAACCGCGCTGGCCATGGCGTTCGCCACCGGCGCCGTCATCAAGCTCACTCCCTGGAACGACGGCATCTTCCTCGTAACCCTGGCGCCGACCGGCCGGTTCCGATCCCTGTCGGACTCGCTTGGTCCCGATCCCCTTGCGCTTGCCACGTTCCAGCCCGACCGGACCGGCCAGCGCACCGTTCTCAGCCTGATGCTCGAGGATGGGCAGACCTACGTGTTCAGGCGCGACGAACCCGCCCCGTCGGACAGGGCAGGCGAATAA
- a CDS encoding extensin family protein, producing the protein MTDLIRIDQFAGVGIYYDRVRPEDYGVRGVPIEPFIDREFAEETERFFARLFLECAAAGLGEVTAIFTGGVGRDPSVGGQSYHHQNRTFDLDALVFEDGRKWVADSFPDAPHFYLGIEAVLRKSFGTVLTYDYNRAHQDHIHFDNGEPPGFHTMSKSRVLFLQNSLFYLFDRTLGRDGVYGPETDAIAGSVLSELNLGPLSSSDTWTAFLEATTDRAMLRSANVLAA; encoded by the coding sequence ATGACGGATCTCATTCGCATCGACCAGTTCGCAGGCGTCGGCATCTACTATGACCGGGTCCGTCCGGAGGATTACGGAGTCCGTGGCGTGCCGATCGAACCGTTCATCGATCGGGAGTTCGCCGAAGAGACCGAACGCTTCTTCGCCCGCCTCTTTCTGGAATGCGCGGCCGCCGGCCTCGGCGAGGTGACCGCGATCTTCACCGGCGGTGTCGGTCGCGACCCGTCCGTCGGCGGACAGAGCTACCATCACCAGAACCGCACCTTCGATCTCGACGCCCTGGTCTTCGAGGATGGCCGGAAATGGGTCGCCGACAGCTTTCCCGACGCGCCGCATTTCTATCTCGGGATCGAAGCGGTCCTGCGGAAGTCCTTCGGCACGGTTCTCACCTACGACTACAACCGCGCCCATCAGGACCACATCCACTTCGACAACGGCGAGCCGCCCGGTTTCCACACCATGTCCAAGAGCCGCGTCCTGTTTCTCCAGAACAGCCTTTTCTACCTGTTCGACCGTACGCTCGGCCGGGACGGCGTCTACGGGCCCGAGACGGACGCGATCGCAGGTTCCGTGCTGAGCGAACTCAACCTCGGCCCCCTCTCCAGTTCCGACACCTGGACCGCCTTCCTGGAGGCGACCACCGACCGCGCCATGCTGCGATCCGCCAACGTCCTCGCGGCCTGA
- the parC gene encoding DNA topoisomerase IV subunit A — protein MGETLIPDGEGIEEVDLKAALEERYLAYALSTIMHRALPDVRDGMKPVHRRILFGMRQLRLDPGTSFKKSARVVGDVMGKFHPHGDQAIYDALVRLAQDFAVRYPLVDGQGNFGTIDGDGAAAMRYTEARMTAVAGLILEGLDEDAVDFRETYDGLEQEPVVLPGSFPNLLANGASGIAVGMATNVPPHNVAELADAALHLIKHPDAATETLVKMVPGPDFPTGGVIVEDAANILEAYRTGRGGVRVRARWEKEDLGRGTWQIVVTEIPYMVQKGRLVERIADLLTAKKLPLLDDVRDESAEDIRLVLEPRSKTVDPELLMESLFRLTDLENRVPLNMNVLMGGTVPKVIGLKDALKAWLDHVKEVLVRRSRHRLDKITRRLEILDGFLVVYLDLDRVIQIVREEDEPKVELIKAFDLTDVQAEAILNMRLRSLRKLEEMEIRKEHTNLTEEKAGLEALLADEDAQWSRVSDKVKDLKKTFGQNTDLGRRRTTFAEAPTITGDIDVQAMIEREPITVVVSEKGWIRALKGHLQDTSQIAFKQDDRLKRVLHAETTDKLLIVSTAGRFYTIGADKLPGGRGHGEPIRLMVDMEQGHDVVDVLVHKAGRTLLVASTAGRGFLVPEADVVANTKRGKQVLTVGAGEEAYRIVDASGDTVAVLGENRKLLVFPKAQIPEMSKGRGVRLQRYKDGGLADLKVFTAEEGLSWSDSSGRRHVRSMEELRDWLGDRAQAGRLPPPKFPRANKFDAAE, from the coding sequence ATGGGCGAAACACTGATTCCCGACGGCGAGGGCATTGAAGAGGTCGACCTCAAGGCGGCCCTGGAAGAGCGCTATCTCGCCTACGCATTGTCGACGATCATGCATCGGGCGCTGCCCGACGTGCGCGACGGCATGAAGCCGGTCCACCGGCGCATCCTGTTCGGGATGCGGCAGCTGCGGCTGGATCCCGGCACATCCTTCAAAAAGTCCGCCCGCGTCGTCGGCGACGTGATGGGTAAGTTCCACCCCCACGGCGACCAGGCGATCTACGACGCGCTGGTGCGGCTCGCCCAGGATTTCGCGGTTCGCTATCCGCTGGTCGACGGGCAGGGCAATTTCGGCACCATCGACGGCGATGGCGCGGCGGCGATGCGCTACACCGAAGCGCGCATGACGGCCGTTGCCGGCCTGATCCTGGAAGGGCTCGACGAGGACGCCGTCGATTTCCGGGAGACCTATGACGGGCTGGAGCAGGAGCCGGTGGTGCTGCCGGGCTCGTTCCCGAACCTGCTCGCCAACGGCGCGTCGGGCATCGCCGTCGGCATGGCGACGAACGTGCCGCCCCACAACGTGGCGGAGCTGGCCGACGCCGCGCTGCACCTGATCAAGCATCCGGACGCGGCGACCGAGACGCTGGTCAAGATGGTGCCGGGGCCGGATTTCCCGACCGGCGGCGTCATCGTGGAAGACGCGGCGAACATCCTCGAGGCCTACCGCACCGGCCGCGGCGGGGTGCGCGTTCGGGCCCGGTGGGAGAAGGAGGACCTCGGCCGCGGCACCTGGCAGATCGTCGTCACCGAAATCCCCTACATGGTCCAGAAGGGCCGGCTGGTGGAGCGGATCGCCGATCTTCTGACGGCCAAGAAGCTGCCGCTGCTCGACGACGTGCGCGACGAGAGCGCCGAGGACATCCGCCTGGTTCTGGAGCCACGTTCCAAGACGGTCGATCCGGAACTCCTGATGGAGTCGCTCTTCCGGCTGACCGACCTGGAAAACCGGGTCCCGCTCAACATGAACGTGCTGATGGGCGGCACGGTGCCGAAGGTGATCGGGCTCAAGGACGCGCTGAAGGCCTGGCTCGATCACGTCAAGGAGGTGCTGGTCCGCCGGTCGCGCCACCGGCTCGACAAGATCACCCGCCGGCTGGAGATCCTCGACGGCTTCCTGGTCGTCTATCTGGACCTCGACCGGGTGATCCAGATCGTGCGCGAGGAGGACGAGCCGAAGGTCGAACTGATCAAGGCGTTCGATCTCACCGACGTTCAGGCGGAAGCCATCCTCAACATGCGGCTGCGCTCCCTGCGCAAGCTGGAAGAGATGGAGATCCGCAAGGAGCACACCAACCTGACCGAGGAGAAGGCCGGGCTGGAGGCGCTGCTCGCCGACGAGGACGCCCAGTGGTCCCGTGTGTCGGACAAGGTGAAGGATCTGAAGAAGACCTTCGGGCAGAACACCGATCTCGGTCGCCGCCGCACCACGTTCGCCGAGGCGCCGACGATCACCGGCGACATCGACGTCCAGGCGATGATCGAGCGCGAGCCGATCACCGTGGTGGTCTCGGAAAAGGGCTGGATCCGCGCGCTGAAGGGGCATCTGCAGGACACGTCGCAGATCGCCTTCAAGCAGGACGACCGATTGAAGCGCGTGCTGCACGCGGAGACGACGGACAAGCTGCTGATCGTGTCCACGGCCGGCCGCTTCTACACGATCGGTGCCGACAAGCTGCCCGGCGGGCGCGGCCATGGCGAACCGATCCGGCTGATGGTCGACATGGAGCAGGGCCACGACGTGGTGGACGTGCTGGTCCACAAGGCCGGACGGACGCTGCTGGTCGCCTCCACGGCTGGCCGCGGCTTCCTGGTGCCGGAAGCGGACGTGGTCGCCAACACCAAGCGCGGCAAGCAGGTGCTGACGGTGGGCGCCGGCGAGGAGGCCTACAGGATCGTGGACGCCTCCGGCGACACGGTCGCGGTGCTGGGCGAGAACCGGAAGCTGCTCGTGTTCCCGAAGGCGCAGATCCCGGAGATGAGCAAGGGCCGGGGCGTGCGCCTGCAGCGCTACAAGGACGGCGGGCTCGCCGACCTGAAAGTGTTCACCGCGGAGGAGGGGCTTTCCTGGTCCGACTCCTCCGGCCGCCGGCACGTGCGCTCGATGGAAGAGCTGCGCGACTGGCTCGGCGACCGCGCCCAGGCCGGCCGGCTTCCGCCGCCGAAATTCCCGCGCGCCAACAAGTTCGACGCGGCGGAGTAG
- the recO gene encoding DNA repair protein RecO has product MEWRDEGIVLSTRPFGETSVILDIISKEHGRASGLVKGGRSRRMRPSLQPGNSVEVTWRARLDDQLGNFAVELSRARAGHLMETATGTFGIQAIAGLLRHLPDRDPHPRLYETVGLVVEHLDEPAAAAAVMVRFELAFLEEMGFGLNLSSCAATGLTEGLVWVSPRSGRAVSREAGEPYADKLLPLPGFLTAPEDRLPSGVGDLRAAFDLTGHFLDACILGPADRVLPAAREHFVSAVARGLGANR; this is encoded by the coding sequence ATGGAATGGCGGGACGAGGGGATCGTGCTGTCGACGCGGCCGTTCGGCGAGACCAGCGTGATCCTCGATATCATCTCCAAGGAGCACGGGCGCGCATCGGGCCTTGTCAAGGGCGGGCGGTCGCGGCGGATGCGGCCCAGCCTGCAGCCGGGCAACTCGGTGGAAGTCACCTGGCGGGCGCGGCTCGACGACCAGCTCGGCAATTTCGCCGTGGAGCTGTCCAGGGCGCGGGCCGGCCATCTGATGGAGACGGCGACCGGCACGTTCGGCATCCAGGCGATCGCAGGCCTGCTTCGCCATCTTCCCGACCGCGACCCGCATCCGAGGCTTTACGAGACGGTGGGGCTGGTGGTCGAGCACCTGGACGAGCCGGCCGCCGCCGCCGCGGTCATGGTCCGGTTCGAACTCGCCTTCCTGGAGGAGATGGGCTTCGGCCTCAATCTCTCGAGCTGCGCGGCCACCGGTCTGACGGAGGGGCTGGTCTGGGTCTCGCCCCGCAGCGGCCGGGCCGTTTCCCGGGAAGCCGGCGAACCCTATGCCGACAAGCTGTTGCCTCTGCCGGGTTTTCTGACGGCGCCAGAGGACAGGCTGCCGAGTGGCGTCGGCGATCTGCGGGCCGCCTTCGACCTGACCGGCCACTTCCTCGACGCCTGCATTCTCGGTCCGGCCGACAGGGTGCTGCCGGCCGCCCGCGAGCATTTCGTCTCCGCGGTGGCGCGCGGGCTCGGCGCCAACCGGTAA
- the era gene encoding GTPase Era, translating into MTATPPDEPLRAEEAGPATTCGIVALIGAPNAGKSTLVNALVGMKVSIVTHKVQTTRGVVRGIMLEGETQVILVDTPGIFDPRRRLDRAMVKTAWGSAHDADLVCALIDAKRGLDEPAEKMLAGLENIRGPKVLILNKVDLVAKSELLGLAEEANRQANFDETFMISAQTGSGVAELKTGLCARMPKGPWLYPEDQISDLPERMLAAEITREKLMLRLHDELPYASTVETEQWKRLRNGSVRIEQTIYVERESQKKIVLGQGGQTIRAISQAARAEIAQMIETPVHLFLFVKVRSRWADDPERYREMGLDFSN; encoded by the coding sequence ATGACGGCGACACCGCCTGACGAGCCGCTTCGCGCGGAAGAGGCCGGCCCGGCGACGACCTGCGGCATCGTCGCGCTGATCGGGGCGCCGAATGCCGGCAAGTCCACCCTGGTGAATGCGCTGGTGGGCATGAAGGTCTCGATCGTCACCCACAAGGTGCAGACAACCCGCGGCGTGGTGCGCGGGATCATGCTGGAGGGCGAGACCCAGGTCATCCTGGTCGACACGCCCGGCATCTTCGACCCGCGGCGCAGGCTGGACCGGGCGATGGTGAAGACCGCGTGGGGCTCCGCCCACGATGCCGACCTCGTCTGCGCGCTGATCGATGCCAAGCGCGGTCTCGACGAGCCTGCGGAGAAGATGCTGGCCGGGCTGGAGAACATCCGCGGCCCCAAGGTCCTGATCCTGAACAAGGTCGATCTGGTGGCGAAGAGCGAACTTCTGGGGCTGGCCGAAGAAGCCAACCGCCAGGCGAACTTCGACGAGACGTTCATGATCTCCGCCCAGACCGGCAGTGGCGTGGCCGAGTTGAAGACGGGTCTCTGCGCGCGGATGCCGAAGGGGCCGTGGCTTTATCCGGAGGATCAGATCTCCGACCTTCCGGAGCGCATGCTGGCGGCCGAGATTACTCGCGAGAAGCTGATGCTCCGGCTGCACGACGAACTGCCCTATGCCTCCACCGTGGAGACGGAGCAGTGGAAGCGGCTGCGCAACGGCAGCGTGCGCATCGAGCAGACGATCTATGTGGAGCGCGAGAGCCAGAAGAAGATCGTGCTGGGGCAGGGCGGGCAGACCATCCGCGCGATCTCTCAGGCCGCCCGCGCCGAGATCGCCCAGATGATCGAGACGCCGGTGCACCTGTTTCTGTTCGTGAAGGTGCGCTCGCGCTGGGCCGACGACCCGGAGCGCTACCGGGAGATGGGCCTGGATTTCTCGAACTGA
- the rnc gene encoding ribonuclease III → MTGRNGGGLADVEAVLGHRFADPDLLRTALTHASALSSSSEATQSYQRLEFLGDRVLGLSVAALLYRAYPEADEGELAQRYNQLVRGQTCAEVARDWNLDKALVLGAGENQSKAKPGTAVLADACEAVLGALYIDAGYEAVSALVEREWGPRMRKAIRPARDAKTTLQEWVQARGEPTPAYRPIGRSGPDHAPRFTVEVDVNGIEPGRGHGGSKREAEQNAARAVLVREGVWSDDGDTA, encoded by the coding sequence ATGACCGGGCGCAACGGCGGCGGCTTGGCAGACGTCGAGGCGGTTCTCGGGCATCGGTTCGCCGATCCGGACCTGCTGCGCACGGCGCTGACCCACGCCAGCGCCCTGTCGTCTTCGTCGGAGGCCACCCAGAGCTATCAGCGGCTTGAGTTTCTCGGCGACCGCGTGCTCGGGCTGAGCGTCGCCGCGCTGCTCTATCGGGCCTATCCGGAAGCGGACGAGGGCGAACTCGCCCAGCGCTACAATCAGCTCGTGCGGGGCCAGACCTGCGCGGAGGTGGCTCGGGACTGGAACCTCGACAAGGCCCTGGTGCTGGGGGCGGGGGAGAACCAGTCGAAGGCAAAGCCGGGCACGGCGGTGCTGGCGGACGCCTGCGAGGCGGTCCTCGGCGCGCTCTATATCGATGCGGGATACGAAGCCGTGTCGGCCCTGGTGGAGCGGGAATGGGGTCCGCGCATGCGCAAGGCGATCCGGCCCGCGCGCGACGCGAAGACGACCCTGCAGGAGTGGGTCCAGGCCCGCGGCGAACCGACCCCGGCCTACCGGCCGATCGGGCGCAGCGGCCCGGACCACGCGCCGCGCTTCACGGTCGAGGTCGATGTGAACGGGATCGAGCCGGGGCGTGGTCACGGCGGATCCAAACGGGAAGCCGAACAGAACGCGGCACGCGCCGTGCTCGTTCGCGAAGGAGTCTGGAGCGATGACGGCGACACCGCCTGA